ATGATCAAATGAAGGAATTTAGTAATGTGAATAAACGTGCGTTGGAGaatttcaagaaattcCATGGCAAAAGAGAGGAATTGATGGGTCGTAGCCATGAGTTGGAGGAAAGTGAAGAGAGTATCAAAGAATTGattgataatttgaaagaacAAAAAGTGAATGCTGTGGAAAGAACGTTTAACCAAGTGTCTGAGAATTTCAGTGATATCTTTGAACAGTTGGTTCCACGAGGCACGGGTGAGTTGGTGATTGGTCGTCAAGGACAAGAATATAGTGGGGTTTCGATCCAAGTGTCGTTCAATAGCAAGAACGACGAACAATTGCAAATCGAACAGTTGAGTGGGGGGCAAAAGACGGTGTGTGCGATTGCGTTGATCCTTGCGATCCAACAGGTGGACCCTGCGCCGTTTTATCTGTTTGATGAGATCGATGCTGCGTTGGATAAGGAGTATCGGAAGAGTGTGAGTCAAGTGATCAAGCGTCTTTCACAAAACGGGACGCAATTTATTCTGACGACGTTCCGAAGCGACATGATAGAGATTGCGGATATGATCTACATGGTGAAATACCACAACAAGGTGTCTAGTGTGTACGAGACGAATAAGACGATTGCTATGAATTTTGTTAAGGGTAAATAGTTTGTATAGAGGGTGGTAGTAGTGGTAGTACTAGTAGTAGtatagtagtagtagtagcaGTAGTAATAGTTATATAAAGAGTATAAGAAGGATAGATATGTTTCGGTCGCTCAGATCAAAGCCTTGACGTTGTCAGCAAATTCACCGTCAAAGTTACCTGGAGCACTGTATTCACAGACGATGTAGTTCTTGTAGTAGTCACCACAGTCCTTTCTACCACACCCGACTTGGGTGGTGGCCTTCCAGACCAATTGGGTGAAGTGGCCGGTGTTTGGAGCGAAAGCTGGGTCTTGGAAATCGTAGTCGTTGATTTCGTTGTACCAAGCGTCGACAGAGCCGGTTGGGGAGTAACCCAAGGCGATGTTTTCCCCCCATTCACCGGAAGAGTGGGACAAAGCACTACCACAAACGTATTGGTCGGCGAAGGCTTGGGCGTAAGCGGCTAATTCTGGAGCCCAGGACAAAGCTGGGGTGTCGGCATGCAAGGCACGCTTCTTGTTGGATTCGGACAAGACTTCTTGTTCCCAAGAGGACAAGTCAGCGACAGGTTGGGTTGGGTAGTTTGGAACGACACTGGAAGTACGAGTACCTTGGACGATAGTGGTGGCTGAGCCACCGACAGTGGATAGGACAGAGGTGGTGACACCGTCTTCGACACAGACTTCACCTTGGATGACGACTTGTTGAGCAGAAGCAGTAGCGATGGCAGAGGCAGCTAAGAGCAAAAGAGAGGATTGCATAGCGTGTGGGAAAGACGAGGGTAGGGGAGGGGGGGTATTAGCACGTGTGGGGGGGGGAACGAAACagaacaaaaaaagagCGAGAATAACTATGATTACGAGTGCCGAGATGCACAAAAACACAAACACAGTTGCTCTTATATAGCTGATCGATGCGACGCGTGAATGCGCAAGCATGCTTGCTTGTATCGTTGCAAATGCAATGCAAATGCAGATGCAATGCAATGCAATGCAATCGTCTATGCAATGCAATCGTCCTCCCTGTGTTTGGTTTCTCATCTCGGCTGGAGGATCTGGCGGGAGATCTGCTGCTGCGCCCGCGTCTGTGCGGATCGCAGAGGGACAAGAAGACGGCGCAGACGACCAAGACGACCAAGACGACGGAGCAGGATTGCAGCGATCGCAGGATCGCAGGATCGCGGAGAAACTGTCGCAGGCAACAGGACACACACGGAAGAGGAAACTGCGCAGAACGGAATGCAGCACGCAAAGGGCAAAAGGGCGCGCAAAAAGAAACGGTGCAGGGGGTGTTGTGCGGAGGCTATTTGGCGCCGCCCGTGCACCCGGAATGTGTGGTGTGCGGGTGCAGTGGTGTCTGTGTGGTGTCTGTGTGGTGTCAGGGTGGAGTCTTTGTGGCAGGGTGCCTGTGCAGACGCAAAATGTCCTAGAGGAGTATTCCAGATAATTCAAGATAATTCCAGCTGGCTTGTTCAAGGGTGCAGGTCTTTCTGGATGGTCCTGCCAATGACTAGATCGAAATAGTGTCTGTACTTCGTATTTCCATTGCCCTTTGCAGTGGCGTGTTCTAATATGGgcaaaatttaatgatatgGGATGAGACCTGCAAACGTGTCTTTGCAGGTGCCTTGTCTGAGCGGAGTGTGCTGTGGTAGTGCTGTGGTTGTGCTGTGATAGTGCGGTGGTAGCGCGGTGGTAGCGCCGTGGTGTGTCGTACCAGGGCGCATAACCTGTCGTCTGAAGTATCATTAGTTTCCAGAACTTTATTATATGCAGGTGCATAAAATAAGTAACCAAGGGTAGTAGAGTCCTTTGTATTACTGGTAGCCTCAATTTATATTGCTATTTTGTACATCATTTCAGATATATATAGTCAACatatattgaataaaaagtaggaaaaatatatatatatatatatatatatatatatatataattgatgAACAAAGAGATACGGGAGTATGGAGAAAACTCGAACCCTCTGCTACGTTTATTAGATCTTGACCCCACATGTATCTTGTATCCGAAAATTCATAAAACTGTTGTGTAATTAATAAGCCATTGTGCTGTGAATAACTCTAGGTTATGCTCTGAAAAGGATGCTACTTGCAAATGTAATGGAAGCAGGGGGATGCTAGTGCCTTTAAAGAGTTATCATACttacttttttaaaagtgTTTGGTAGAATAGAGATATTCTAActctaaaatttttttttttgaaacatAGCTACATAGCtactaaataattttaaaaaacaaaattttaCACATTTGATTTAGCTTTTGGAAAAAAGATCTTTAGAtagatttttcaattacCCTTTTGCTTCTTAGAATATAAAGGTCGGCGgctaattttttatttttaattttttttgcttttgttaaatttaCATAATAGTTAATAAGATAATTATGGGTTTATAACCATTTTGATACGGAGTATATTAGTTCCCTATACATAGTATGTGCAATCATTTATGCTAGACTTCTTCTAGTAAATTAACTATCCATTATTTATAGAAAGTAAATATCATAGGCAAATGGGAATTGGGAAGCAATCGGGAAATAAAAGAGCATCCTGCTTTGATCCTAACTTGAGCGGAGTTAGGTTCTTCTAAATTGCTAATTTTTTGGATGAAAAAGTTGCCAGCATCATCAAATTGCAGATTGCAATTTCTCTCAACATATCCTTAAATCTTGCCACaactattaaataaatacttACTTTtcatttcaatttttattttttaaaatgttaAATACTATTAATTCCAACAAAACTAACACAGAAGTAAATATCTCTGATGCCAGTTTACTTGTGGTCGCCTCATCTGTCGCAACTCCAATTATGATTCGACACATAGTTTTAATtaatcttcaaaattatcttATGGGAATAAATTACAACTTATCATGCAGGAACCTTTTCACATTTTTACCAATTATGAAATATTACCAAATcctattaaaaatagaaataaattatcacTTTAGAAGCTGTAGTATTAGTGTCAAGACCTAAcataatgaatatataaaaggATCGATAATACTGATTTACCCTCCCATGAATTAGATTACTTCTTATAAGAATTCAAGAGTACCACCAACTCAACCGTTAAAAGAGGTATTATATCAagtaacaatttttttcttcattataatTCAGACTCTGTACGAGTGCCCCTTAGAAGTACATTCAACGGCGTAACGCTCAAGATATTGTTGTTTAAGTATTGATAGAAAAGATATCAAATAAACTCTAGTTTGTGTCTACATGCTAAAGATTTTGTAATGTACAATTGTATGAGATGGTGGAGATAATACCATGTAATGCCATTAGACAAATTGAATCTTGGAATATTGAATGATCGATACTATAGATCCGTAAGATGCTTTTTACTACTAAAGGTTTTTTCCTGAACGAACAAATTCTCGAGTctgttaaaaataaatctaccatataagaatttgaaaaatttagtGGCTGTACAAgatgtatatattaaataccGTTTAGCTTATTTGCATATTAGTTTTGTTCTATGAATAACATACTGTCCAAGTTCACGAGAATTAACATATATGGTACATATCATTCATAATCAAGAGAATGTCCCATTCTATTATCAAATCTaccatatattttttttgataaatatacCCGATTAATTCAACTCTTATTGACATTCTTATCTTGAAATCTTATTTAAAACGACTCGATAAACTGATTACCTGTTTACTAGATTTAAACTTCCATTCTTAAAATAGATTCAATTAGGCTTGACATATCTGAAATACTTAGTCTTTCATTGCTCCTCGTGACTTCGCGTATcagctttttttttttttttttttctcgcGTGGCGTTTCCGCATCCGTGGCAATTTCTATTTCCACCAATTTTCATTCGCTCTTTTTGCTACTGGAAGAATATTCGTGTATTATCCATTCCAATATTCTTTCACCATACCATatcttatatttaatatctatatatctCAAATTCAAGTTAATTCAAGAGTATTTTAAATTACACCGACACATACGCCTGCCTGCCCTCTTCTTTTCGTTTGGTATACCACTTTTACTCTCTGCTCGCTGCTTACTTCCCACGTTTACTGGTTCTCCATTGCCCTTCCCATGTCTTTTAATCAAGAAAACGAGTTCGATTTCTCCTTGGATATCGATCCAGATGAAATCTTGGGTTTGAAAGATCACCCTACTCCAACTCAACCAACTATTGATCCACCATCTGTTAAACAACAAAAACCATTGCCTTCGTTGAATGATTTACCTAAACTAAGCTCCACTTTCAAATCTAACAGAGTAGAATGGGGACCAAACATGAAGAAACCTGCGCCAATCACTACTCCTACAACCTCTTTGTCTTCTTTGCCATCTATCTCTTCCACTAATGCTTCTTCCCTTTCTGGCTCTAGTACTGTAACTGCTAATACCCCTGTGGCTTCGAAGAATATTCAAGAAATCTTCACCATTGATTTACAATCTCAATTGTCAATCACCAAACAAGAATATTCTaagattattcaaaatgttAAACAATCAAACAACAATGTTTCTATCGAATCTACTTTATCTAAGAACTCTCGTACTTTCTTAATCTCTGGTAAACGTGCCGATGTTATCTCTGCTAGAAGAGATTTGGTCAAGAAATTGACCAAACCAGTCGAACAAACTTTCACTATTCCGTCAAATTGTACAAGATTGATCATTGGTGCTGGTGGTAAGACTATCCGTGAAATTTCAGATTCTACCGATACCAAAATCAACATTGCCAAAGAGGTCAATAAAGATTCTTATGATGAGGAATTATCAGATACCACTACTAACGTCACTGTTTTTGGTGATATCGAATCTGTTAATTTGGCAAAATTGAGAATTATGCAAATTGTCAAGGAggatattaaaaatgcagttttgaaaattaatgTCGATGATTCAAATATCCTTCCATTTATTTCTGTTGAACAGTTTGTTTCAAATGATGTCTCTGTAACCTTAACTGATTCTCAAATCGTTGTCTCAGGTATACGTGATGATGTTAAGGTAGTCAAGTCTCAAATCTTAACCTACTTAGCCTCGTTATCCACCGATATCAAACAAGAATCTATCAAGATCCCTGCAAAGTTCCAAATCTTGATCGACCCTGCCCAAATCAAATCtcaattcaatatttctGTTGAATTAAACGATGAAACCGGTGTCGCCACTTTCACAGGTCCTGCCAATAAAATCAAGGAAGCTATCACTTTTGCAAGAACTTCTTCTAAAGAATTCTCTGTTGATTCTCTAGATATCTCCAAATCTCATGGCAAAAACCTAAACCACGCTAAAAATTTGGTTCTATATTTATCTAAGGATGATACTACTCTTTTGaatcaaatcaaattgGATTTCCCAAATGTTAAAGTTTCATTACCAAAGCCAACTACTCTCTTAACCTCCAAAGATGTTGTAATTAACATTTCAGCTAAGACTGAATTCATTAATGAAATCAAAGGTGCTCGTAAGGATTTGATTTCATTGGTCAACTCAATCACACCATTGGACACTTTGACTATTGATGATTTGGATTATGATTTATTCcataaagatattaaaagatcTCTTTCTGCATCCTCAGATGTTGTAGGTTTCATTCAATTGGGTGATTACTACCCAACAGATGATCATATCATTCTATTCGCAGTCTCTTCCACCGAAGATTTCAAACCTTCAGCTGATGAAATTCAATCTTCATTAATGAAcattaattctattttagacccattaagaaaaaaacaagaagCATTAACTATTGAAACTTTCGAATTATCTTCCGATCTTCAATCTACTTATTTGTCAAAGGATTCTGTTacttataatttaattctaGATGAAGTTAATTCCATCGaaggtaataatattcaaattaaattaaataaaccTGTTGAAAATGAAGTTTATTTGAGAGGTAACGAAAAAGCTGTCAAACTTGTTTCTGCTGCTTTGAAGTCCATCATTGAGAATCCTTCTATCAAGTCAACTCtatcttttgaaattccTTCCAATTCAGTTGCAAGATTGATTGGTAATAAAGGATCCAATTTACAAAACTTGtctgaaaaattcaattgtcATATTGATGTTCAAGATCATGACTCTAATGCAACTGTCAATTTAACTGGTCTTGAATATAATATCAATCGTGCTAAGATTTATATCATTGCCGAAGCTAAAAAATGGGCTAACATTATCacaaaagaattaatagtCCCAACCAAATATTTACGTAGTTTGAGTGGTAAAGATTTTAGTTACCGTAATCGTTTGcaagataaatataatgtCAATATCTTTTTCCCTAAGAATGGTGAAACTTTGGTTATCATTAGAGGTCCAACTCGTGGTGTAACAAAGGCttatgaagaattaaaagctttattagattttgAAATGGAAAATGGTCATCAAACCATTGTCAATGTCCCTGTTGCTCAAGTCGCTTTATTGATTGGTAAAAATGGTGATcatattaatgatattagaGCAGAGCATGGtgttcaattaaatttcttaCAAAAGgctaataatgaaaaagcTAAAGAAGCAGGCTTCGTGGAATTAGAAATTACTGGGTCAAGACAAGCCATTAAGGATGCTTCCAAAGAAATTCAAGATTATATCAATGAAAATGGTGATTTCATCGCTGAAACTTTGGATTTGGACCGTAAATATTACAGACATATCGTAGGTCCAAACGCTTCTACTTTGAAAGCAATGCTTCAAAAAGCTGGCGGTGATGAGATCAAAAGGAAAAATGTGGATATTCCAAATAGTGATTCAGATTCTTCCACCATTACTATTGAAGGTCctgaaaaatttgtaaataGTATTAAGGAATCTATTAAAAAGGTGTGCCAAGATGTCGACAACAGTATTACAAAGGAAATCGATATTCCTTCTGATAGATTCGGTGCCTTAGTGGGTCCAGGTGGGATTACTCGTAACAACCTGGAAACTGAATTTAATGTCACTATTGATATTCcagataaaaatgatactCAAGGTAAAGTTAAAATTATTGGGTTATCTGAAAACATTGCTAAAgcagaaaagaaaatattatctgAAATTATTAGAGACTCTTTTGATCGCGAAATCCAAGTTCCTGCTGAATACCATGAATTTGTTTCTGAAAGAGGTTCTTTTATGCAAAAATTAAGATCTGAATTCTCTGTTTTTGTTAGACATGGAAATACTAATAGAAGAGCTAATCAAATTAACCGTAAAAAGATTGTTATCCCAGAAACTGCTCGTGGTGAACCTACTCAGGAATCGAATACTACTAAATTAACTTTAGAACAATATGACAACTCTTCTATGGATGATAATGAACCAATCACTTGGAGATTAAATTAcgaaaatattgatttaagTTATTTAGATGCTGATGACGTTGAaccaaagaaaaatgttGATTCAGAAGCTAAGAAggaagaaaatttaaataaagctattaaattaatcGAAGATAGAATTGAGTTAGCTAAAGAAGCTACAACTGTGGGTTATTTATGGGCTTCAAACTCTAGAAACTTTAACAAAGTTGTTGGTGCTGGTGGCTCTGGTGTTAGAAAGATTAAAGATTCTACATATACAATTATCCACGTTCCTAGAAAGAATGACGATATTAATGACGTTATTTACATAAGAGGCTCTAAAGATGCTGTTGAAAAAGCTGCCGAGATCATTACCAAGAACTTAAAATAAATGCATTATTTGcaatttttaaactttgcatatttatttttacctttttttaccttatctttttttctatttaaattttatatactattattattacttttattattttatgttatttttattcacaCATGtgtgaataaaaataacattCTCAAACTCTCTTTATGAcattgcaaaaaaaaaaatatttacgCATGCGATTATGCTTAATAGGCTAAAAGaactaaaataaaaataaaaaaaaacatatttGAACTAAGCAAGtatgtatttgtatttgctTCGTATAGTAGAGTGGTAAAATGAAATCGAAAGtaaaacataaaaaaaaaaatacaaagatTTGAATATAAGAGTTTTCATAGTATTAAAGTAGTTGTTATTTGATTTAGTTTAagttagaaaaaattgaaaggTATGATAAAAATGGGAAAAATAGAATAGAGAAGTGATGAAAATGCagagaaaataaatatgtaaTACAGACAAAAAATCTTTGCAATGCTCAAGTTCAAACTTGTTTgtttacaaaaattatgaaCTTAACAACAGGAAGATGATTGATTGTTAGTCGATGGCCTATTGTTTagattgatattattatcattattagaaccaccattattagaagaatttaatcCAGAGTTTGATTGACTTTCTGTATTTGCCTTATCTTGTAATATCTTATCCTCGTATAATTTTTCTCCAATAACTTGAAAGACTTCCTTCACATTCTCACCTGATTTAGCACTAACCTCATAaaacattaaattttgttcATCAGCATAATCTTTGGCATCTTTTGTCAAAACAACCCTCTTactttcatcttcatcgcataaatcaattttattaccaACAAGACAAATCACTAAATTTTCATCACCAACTTTACTTTTCAATTCATCAACCCAACTCTGAGCTTTCATCAAAGAATCATTTTCCGTTATATCATAAACAACTAATGCAGCATTTGCATTTCTATAATACATAGGGGCCAGTGATTTATAACGTTCTTGACCAGCAGTATcccaaatttcaaatttaatgactgttttattttttaaagtaaTCGTTTGAGATAGAAAAGCAGCACCGATTGTACTCTCACGTAATTCATCAAACGAATCTTTGACGAAACGATTAACAATGGAGGATTTACCAACAGATGAATCACCTAAAAGGACCAATTTAAATTGTAACATTTTATTTGTGCTATTTATATGACTATATTGAGAAGCttgatttcaaataatgatatttatcTCTATTTTATCGATTAATATCAGAATTGTTTTATCAGAGTTGTACTATTTCTgttgattatttattttcttattttctttttttttattttttattttttaacttattaatctttaaatttaatacgGTTCAGTAATAGCAACCAAATAAAGTTAAACTTCATTTTCAGAATCAAAACTCAAATTTCTAGGACTTCGCCACAGATAGAACGAGATCGCAAAATTACTAGCAAATGGAACATTAGTTACTACATTTACAAACAAAAACTATAAcaataaatgaataaaagAACATAGTATTATACATCTGGTAAAATATCAAGAAATACAAGAGTTAAGAGTACTCATCTTTTATTTCCAGTgaaatttttgtattttattgtaATTTACCCTTTTTCTGTGTTTTTTAAAGCTGAAATATACATACAACGAACTTCAAAATTAAGGGTGaacaacaaaaagaaaaaaaaaatagcaaCAGACAAACAAGGTACATAAAGTTTCATTtgaaagtattattatcattccAAGACTGTATtgtaaagaaataattatctATAATGCCCATAAGAAGTTTTTTAAGACCTACTTTTAGAAGATTAGCATCGACAAACGTTAACTCCGCTAAAACACATACCTTAAGAtcaattctttttaaaacaacTTTTGGCGTATCTTTGTTTTATACTGCCGGTGTTATTGGTTCAGCTTATAATGAAAAGATTGAAAacttatttattcaaaatgtACCTCTTGGTTCAGAATTAATGGATTCTTATTGGTTTGGCACCATGGGCGAATACATTGAAAAATCTAGTGACCAACTTAATTCCTTATATAGTACTTTGTTGAATAAGGATATTGATAAAACAACTTCCAAAATAGGTAAATTTCTACCAAGGAAAAAAGAAGCAAGAAAGGATGAAGTTAAACAAGctttaatattgaaacCTGTTGCTTTAAATGCCTTTGCCATTTCATTAAATCCCTCTTTTGAAGAAGTCattgattcaattaatgGATTCTtcgaaaaaattaattctaatgaaCTTTTATTAACTGAAACTCAATTAGAAGAAGTAATTAAATGCCACGATACTTTAGATCAATGTGTTCATTCTTTTAACTCTAAGGCAAACCAATTacataaagaaattattgaagCTAAAGTTGGTGAAGCTATTAAGGGCTTCGATGAAgaatatgataataaattgaaaaaaaaatcaaagaaagttttaaagaaatttcaaaaggaATTTGATGATATGAAAGCAAATTTGAcagaaaaatttgaaaaagatttgaaaaaaaacctAGAGGAAAATGCGAAGTTATTAAAAGCTCAACAAGATAATGAAGTTACTTTGGTTTCAATTACTCAACTAAAAGAATTTACCaatataattaaacaaactttagataaagaaagaaatgGTAGACTGGCTTATTTAGAAGAACTAGACTCAACTGTTGGCGATTTAGCTAAAAATGTTCAAGATATtaacaatttattaatgaaaaatgaaattattagacAATTATCTACAACTCTAGCgcaatttaaattatttttacagCATAGCGAAAGCTTagattctaataatgaaattcaaTTAGAGAAagtaaattctttaattgaaaagatAATTTTCCTAAAGAGAATGCTACCAAAAGATTCTACAGTTAGTTGCAAATGTTGTGTTACTAAGGATAAGATTTGTAGGTGTAAATCAATGAAAGATAAATCTCAATACCCTCTATTAGATGTTACCTTGTCcgaattaatgaatttgaaatctaAAAACCAACCAATATTATCTAATgaacaattatataatagATGGCTATTATTGGAATCTGATTTCAAAACTGCATCATTATTACCACCAAACCCAGGATTCTTAGGACATTTAACTGCAAAGGTTTTTTCAACTTTGCTAATAACTAAAAATGGTATAACTCCAGAAGGTATTGATCCAGACAGTATTTATTCCAatgttaaagaaaatttgaaattatctaaaattGACAAGGCTTTGGAAACAGTAGTTTCATTGAATGGCTGGCCTCATATCCTTTGTGATGATTGGATTAAAAATGCAAGAGCTAGACTAGAATTAGAAACTTTAATTGACATTTTAAATTGTGaagtttcattattataagaacaaataaattaacaaaCATATCATCAAGTAACCAACAATAAGCTGATAATCATATAATTAAACTGTATTACTATGATGCtgtattaaaagaaaaataacaTTCTAGGATATCAAATTCCGTCAAGTTTTCAATActgtaaatatatatatattttaaaactatTTAATTCGTATATTGTGTTCCTTCATCTAAAGATGGAATAGTTTTCTTTAccaattatataaatattctaaaattaaaatctaCTTC
This DNA window, taken from Henningerozyma blattae CBS 6284 chromosome 3, complete genome, encodes the following:
- the TBLA0C02750 gene encoding CAP domain-containing protein (similar to Saccharomyces cerevisiae PRY1 (YJL079C) and PRY2 (YKR013W); ancestral locus Anc_1.291) is translated as MHLHIIKFWKLMILQTTGYAPWYDTPRRYHRATTALSQHNHSTTTAHSAQTRHLQRHVCRSHPISLNFAHIRTRHCKGQWKYEVQTLFRSSHWQDHPERPAPLNKPAGIILNYLEYSSRTFCVCTGTLPQRLHPDTTQTPHRHHCTRTPHIPGARAAPNSLRTTPPAPFLFARPFALCVLHSVLRSFLFRVCPVACDSFSAILRSCDRCNPAPSSWSSWSSAPSSCPSAIRTDAGAAADLPPDPPAEMRNQTQGGRLHCIDDCIALHCICICIAFATIQASMLAHSRVASISYIRATVFVFLCISALVIIVILALFLFCFVPPPTRANTPPPLPSSFPHAMQSSLLLLAASAIATASAQQVVIQGEVCVEDGVTTSVLSTVGGSATTIVQGTRTSSVVPNYPTQPVADLSSWEQEVLSESNKKRALHADTPALSWAPELAAYAQAFADQYVCGSALSHSSGEWGENIALGYSPTGSVDAWYNEINDYDFQDPAFAPNTGHFTQLVWKATTQVGCGRKDCGDYYKNYIVCEYSAPGNFDGEFADNVKALI
- the SCP160 gene encoding Scp160p (similar to Saccharomyces cerevisiae SCP160 (YJL080C); ancestral locus Anc_1.290), which translates into the protein MSFNQENEFDFSLDIDPDEILGLKDHPTPTQPTIDPPSVKQQKPLPSLNDLPKLSSTFKSNRVEWGPNMKKPAPITTPTTSLSSLPSISSTNASSLSGSSTVTANTPVASKNIQEIFTIDLQSQLSITKQEYSKIIQNVKQSNNNVSIESTLSKNSRTFLISGKRADVISARRDLVKKLTKPVEQTFTIPSNCTRLIIGAGGKTIREISDSTDTKINIAKEVNKDSYDEELSDTTTNVTVFGDIESVNLAKLRIMQIVKEDIKNAVLKINVDDSNILPFISVEQFVSNDVSVTLTDSQIVVSGIRDDVKVVKSQILTYLASLSTDIKQESIKIPAKFQILIDPAQIKSQFNISVELNDETGVATFTGPANKIKEAITFARTSSKEFSVDSLDISKSHGKNLNHAKNLVLYLSKDDTTLLNQIKLDFPNVKVSLPKPTTLLTSKDVVINISAKTEFINEIKGARKDLISLVNSITPLDTLTIDDLDYDLFHKDIKRSLSASSDVVGFIQLGDYYPTDDHIILFAVSSTEDFKPSADEIQSSLMNINSILDPLRKKQEALTIETFELSSDLQSTYLSKDSVTYNLILDEVNSIEGNNIQIKLNKPVENEVYLRGNEKAVKLVSAALKSIIENPSIKSTLSFEIPSNSVARLIGNKGSNLQNLSEKFNCHIDVQDHDSNATVNLTGLEYNINRAKIYIIAEAKKWANIITKELIVPTKYLRSLSGKDFSYRNRLQDKYNVNIFFPKNGETLVIIRGPTRGVTKAYEELKALLDFEMENGHQTIVNVPVAQVALLIGKNGDHINDIRAEHGVQLNFLQKANNEKAKEAGFVELEITGSRQAIKDASKEIQDYINENGDFIAETLDLDRKYYRHIVGPNASTLKAMLQKAGGDEIKRKNVDIPNSDSDSSTITIEGPEKFVNSIKESIKKVCQDVDNSITKEIDIPSDRFGALVGPGGITRNNLETEFNVTIDIPDKNDTQGKVKIIGLSENIAKAEKKILSEIIRDSFDREIQVPAEYHEFVSERGSFMQKLRSEFSVFVRHGNTNRRANQINRKKIVIPETARGEPTQESNTTKLTLEQYDNSSMDDNEPITWRLNYENIDLSYLDADDVEPKKNVDSEAKKEENLNKAIKLIEDRIELAKEATTVGYLWASNSRNFNKVVGAGGSGVRKIKDSTYTIIHVPRKNDDINDVIYIRGSKDAVEKAAEIITKNLK
- the YPT52 gene encoding Rab family GTPase YPT52 (similar to Saccharomyces cerevisiae YPT52 (YKR014C); ancestral locus Anc_1.289) is translated as MLQFKLVLLGDSSVGKSSIVNRFVKDSFDELRESTIGAAFLSQTITLKNKTVIKFEIWDTAGQERYKSLAPMYYRNANAALVVYDITENDSLMKAQSWVDELKSKVGDENLVICLVGNKIDLCDEDESKRVVLTKDAKDYADEQNLMFYEVSAKSGENVKEVFQVIGEKLYEDKILQDKANTESQSNSGLNSSNNGGSNNDNNINLNNRPSTNNQSSSCC
- the MIC60 gene encoding Mic60p (similar to Saccharomyces cerevisiae YKR016W; ancestral locus Anc_1.288), encoding MPIRSFLRPTFRRLASTNVNSAKTHTLRSILFKTTFGVSLFYTAGVIGSAYNEKIENLFIQNVPLGSELMDSYWFGTMGEYIEKSSDQLNSLYSTLLNKDIDKTTSKIGKFLPRKKEARKDEVKQALILKPVALNAFAISLNPSFEEVIDSINGFFEKINSNELLLTETQLEEVIKCHDTLDQCVHSFNSKANQLHKEIIEAKVGEAIKGFDEEYDNKLKKKSKKVLKKFQKEFDDMKANLTEKFEKDLKKNLEENAKLLKAQQDNEVTLVSITQLKEFTNIIKQTLDKERNGRLAYLEELDSTVGDLAKNVQDINNLLMKNEIIRQLSTTLAQFKLFLQHSESLDSNNEIQLEKVNSLIEKIIFLKRMLPKDSTVSCKCCVTKDKICRCKSMKDKSQYPLLDVTLSELMNLKSKNQPILSNEQLYNRWLLLESDFKTASLLPPNPGFLGHLTAKVFSTLLITKNGITPEGIDPDSIYSNVKENLKLSKIDKALETVVSLNGWPHILCDDWIKNARARLELETLIDILNCEVSLL